ACCGCTCACTACAAATGCGATTTGACATGGTGCGCAGTAATTTGGCGAACTGATGTTTCATTGAAGCACATTAAGGCCAGAACGGagaataaatattgaatttaGAAGCATTACCCAGCATTTATAGGTTTCTGAAGAGTATCTGTTGATGTATTCCTTGAATCGGTTAATGCACCGTGCTTTATGTTACGGCAATGATACATGACGGTGTGACTAACCGGTGGGATTTAGAAAGAACAAAACATTGCTATCTTGTCTTTTGAACGTTTACAATGTACATGCAATCATACATGCACGtatacaaacaaaaactcgcattttttaattgaaaataaatgtaaatTGAATGCAAACGAATTATTGCGATTTTGATGGGTCCAAAGAGTTTTGGGGATTCACGAATAAAGAAGAGTTTCATTATTCATCACACTGTCTTGCATTATTAAATTGTAGCTAAGGTGATTGGTGTTATAAGCGATAAAAAGTAAAGCAAGGGTTGACATAATAGTCTGGTGAAAAGCTAGAAGCTGCTTATATATAAAATTGTTTCAATAAAGTTTTCAGTTAGctaaataaaattttaattaaaagataaTTCTTGTACATTATTTAATCACCTTCTTTCgttattaaattaattttagaAACATAATTATCCAAACATGAGACTACTCTTGTGCCAGCACAAGCTCATACGAATCATTGCTTATAAAGATGTGTTTGCCTCGAAACCCAGCCTCAGTATCGCTCTGCAACTGGACCAGCCAAAGGTTACGATGCTTAAAATTCTCTCCGTGATAGTTTTGCTAAAGCTAGGCACAGTGCTGTGTGATACAAGTGCAACATTAGCACCTTTGCTAAATCATGACGAAGTTCATGGATTTCCTTTTGAAATGATTATGACGAGACTGCAACAGTTGGAGTATCACATCATTGAGAAGGATCTACAAGCTGACGCAAGGGTCACCAGCCTTATCAGTGCAGTGGATAATCTCGTAGTTTCGGTCGACAGGTTAAATTGGCTAGCACAACAAAGTGGTCGTACGATCAATGAGCTTGGTTATAATGGTAAAGTGATTGGACAGAATCTTACCGCTTTGCAACGAGATGTGAGGGATTTGCTAGCAAGACAGCAAACGCTTATCACGCGCCAAGAGCTCAGCCAACTCGCTCTACAAGGACGATGCAACGCCACGTTTGATGGTCTCTCTGGGCGGAAATACGCTTCCTGCAAGACGTTACCGTTCCGCAAATCCGGAGTGTATCAGATTCATCCGGAAAAATCGTTCAAGGAGCCGATGACGGTGTTGTGCGATCAAGAGTACGACTCGGGAGGATGGGTTGTCATACAGCATCGCTTCGATGGATCGACCAACTTCTTGCGTGACTGGAAAGAGTACAAGAATGGGTTTGGTGATCTAGAGGGTGAGTTCTGGCTTGGACTTGATCGTATTCATCAGCTTACCTCATCGAAACCGCATGAACTGGTGGTGCTTTTGGAGGACTTTGATGGTAACAGTACCTACGCAAAGTATGGTCTGTTCGAGATCGGAGGAGAAAGTCAAAAATACACGCTGAGCAAGTTATCAGGATACACGGGTACCGCTGGAGATTCCTTAACCGAAAAGCTAGGAATGAAGTTCACAACGCTCGATGCGGACAATGATACTTGGGACAAAAACTGTGCCGTCGAATATACCGGTGCATGGTGGTACACTGCCTGTCATGGAAGGTATGTACGGTGTACGGTCTTATAGACTTATAgacatttgaatttcaataaaacgTTTATGACTTTCCATTTCAGCAACTTGAATGGCTTGTACTTACGTGGAGAAACAAAGATATTTGCCAAGGGGATGGTGTGGAAAGCTTTCCGAGGATATCATCACTCACTAAAATCATC
This sequence is a window from Anopheles darlingi chromosome 3, idAnoDarlMG_H_01, whole genome shotgun sequence. Protein-coding genes within it:
- the LOC125955209 gene encoding ficolin-2-like; the encoded protein is MLKILSVIVLLKLGTVLCDTSATLAPLLNHDEVHGFPFEMIMTRLQQLEYHIIEKDLQADARVTSLISAVDNLVVSVDRLNWLAQQSGRTINELGYNGKVIGQNLTALQRDVRDLLARQQTLITRQELSQLALQGRCNATFDGLSGRKYASCKTLPFRKSGVYQIHPEKSFKEPMTVLCDQEYDSGGWVVIQHRFDGSTNFLRDWKEYKNGFGDLEGEFWLGLDRIHQLTSSKPHELVVLLEDFDGNSTYAKYGLFEIGGESQKYTLSKLSGYTGTAGDSLTEKLGMKFTTLDADNDTWDKNCAVEYTGAWWYTACHGSNLNGLYLRGETKIFAKGMVWKAFRGYHHSLKSSKMMIRPTS